The following DNA comes from Pseudomonadota bacterium.
AGGTAAAACAACTGAAGCGTATTACCGTCGGCCTGGTTATCACCGGCAATGAAGTCTTTCATGGCCGCATCAAAGATGCCTTTGCGCCGGTCCTTACTGAAAAGCTTGCATCCCTTGGCTCGAAAGTGACCCAGATAAGGTTCGCACCGGACGATCCTGAGGTCATTGCCAAGGAAATAAAGAATTGCTTAGACTGCGGCGTTGAACTGATTATTACCAGCGGCGGTATGTCTGTTGATCCTGACGATGTCACGCGACTGGGAATCCAGACCGCCGGCGCAACCGACATCATGTACGGTTCCCCGGTTCTTCCCGGCTCCATGTTTCTTGTGGCGCGAATCGGTACGGTTCCGGTTATCGGCGTACCTGCCTGCGGCATGTTTCACAAGATAACGGTTTTTGATCTTGTGCTTCCCAGAATGCTTGCCGGTGAACAACTAAGCCGTAAAGATATCGCGCTCATGGGGCATGGCGGACTTTGCCGTTTATGCAAACATTGCAGCTATCCGATCTGCGGCTTTGGAAAATAGAGACCAAGACGCAAAAGCTGTGGGCGAAAGGTACAATGCCGAAATTTCTCTGACTATAACAGTGAGAAACGCCGTCAAATTGATTCTGGCCCATGGCGGAAAAGTTATCGCCTTCCCTTCCTTACAGTAGCCGCGCTGGAGTGGAATTGAACCACACCGACAACCCCATTCTAAATAATTCATTCTCCAATGAGATCAAGACATAAGTCAGTCATTGCCAGCGATCACCTCTTGG
Coding sequences within:
- a CDS encoding molybdopterin-binding protein produces the protein MQTKIPLEKSMGMVLPHDITEIRPPSKEGADGQGQFKGRAFKKGHIIREEDIPRLKNLGKEHIFVLKLGPDDIHENEAAEKIASALSGPGSRTSGEPKEGKINILADTEGLLKIDVQSLLEFNLLEEVVCASLHNNTPVKKDEVIAGTRLLPLVGSRKIVNQAIAIAARNNGIIQVKQLKRITVGLVITGNEVFHGRIKDAFAPVLTEKLASLGSKVTQIRFAPDDPEVIAKEIKNCLDCGVELIITSGGMSVDPDDVTRLGIQTAGATDIMYGSPVLPGSMFLVARIGTVPVIGVPACGMFHKITVFDLVLPRMLAGEQLSRKDIALMGHGGLCRLCKHCSYPICGFGK